From Streptomyces durmitorensis, a single genomic window includes:
- a CDS encoding DUF4153 domain-containing protein, translating into MPVARRPRHACVPSAARADRPGGGPVSDTPSTPEPSDVADPRADSDAEAPAGPEESEFEEFDEPEGFEEPEDAVPRQRAAEASPQPRVDWAYPAGAYKHEPFLADLRADPPAPVRTGTLVAVLATGLLSMLLLGDGLALNLLIVAVPAALAAYFAAQQAGRRPRPWTLAWAIGGLALLAVPALRDAGWPSFLAIVSAVALGSLALHGCRTWPGVLLGPLGLFDAVLSGLGWGWRGVRGRASGSRSGPVLRAVAVTAVLLLVFGALFAGADAAFAGLLGDLMPDASVSDGPWRVLLFAAGVVGALAAAHTAAAPVRWDRLVVGPGRERGRVEWALPLIVLNLLFAAFNVVQLAVLFGGYDAVLEKTDLSYAAYARQGFWQLLLATLLTLVVIVLALRWAPRDGSRDRGLVRAVLGTLCALTLVVVASAVRRMDMYVDAYGLTRLRVSVVAVELWLGLVIVLIMAAGVWGARWLPRAVAASAAAGVLAFGLLSPDGLIAERNVQRYEDTGKFDLEYARGLSADAAPAVDGLPEPLRSCALEGIANGLGSERAPWYATSLGEARAREIIEERPSEATVMDCNRAGQEASYR; encoded by the coding sequence ATGCCGGTCGCCCGGCGGCCCCGCCACGCCTGCGTGCCGTCCGCTGCACGTGCGGACCGGCCGGGAGGGGGTCCCGTGTCCGATACACCGTCCACGCCAGAGCCATCAGATGTGGCAGATCCACGAGCGGACAGCGACGCCGAGGCACCTGCGGGGCCTGAGGAGTCCGAGTTCGAGGAGTTCGACGAGCCCGAGGGGTTCGAAGAGCCCGAGGACGCAGTGCCCCGGCAGCGTGCCGCGGAGGCGAGCCCGCAGCCTCGCGTCGACTGGGCGTACCCGGCGGGCGCGTACAAGCACGAGCCGTTCCTGGCCGACCTGCGGGCCGATCCGCCCGCGCCGGTCCGGACAGGCACGCTCGTCGCGGTGCTCGCGACCGGCCTGCTGAGCATGCTGCTGCTCGGCGACGGGCTCGCACTCAACCTGCTGATCGTCGCCGTGCCCGCCGCGCTCGCCGCTTACTTCGCCGCACAACAGGCCGGTCGCAGGCCGCGGCCCTGGACCCTGGCCTGGGCGATCGGTGGCCTCGCGCTGCTGGCCGTGCCCGCGCTGCGGGACGCGGGCTGGCCCTCGTTCCTCGCCATCGTCTCCGCCGTCGCGCTCGGCTCGCTCGCCCTGCACGGCTGCCGCACCTGGCCCGGCGTCCTGCTCGGCCCGCTCGGTCTCTTCGACGCCGTGCTCTCCGGCCTTGGCTGGGGCTGGCGCGGGGTGCGGGGCCGCGCGAGCGGGTCCAGGAGCGGGCCCGTCCTGCGGGCGGTCGCCGTGACCGCCGTGCTGCTGCTGGTCTTCGGCGCGCTGTTCGCCGGGGCCGACGCCGCCTTCGCGGGGCTGCTGGGCGATCTGATGCCCGATGCTTCCGTCTCGGACGGGCCATGGCGCGTGCTGCTCTTCGCGGCAGGTGTCGTCGGGGCTCTCGCCGCCGCGCACACCGCTGCCGCGCCCGTGCGCTGGGACCGCCTCGTCGTGGGTCCTGGCCGGGAGCGGGGCCGCGTCGAGTGGGCGCTGCCGCTGATCGTCCTGAACCTGCTGTTCGCCGCGTTCAACGTGGTGCAGCTGGCCGTGCTCTTCGGTGGGTACGACGCGGTCCTGGAGAAGACCGATCTCTCGTACGCCGCGTATGCGCGCCAGGGCTTCTGGCAGCTGCTGCTCGCCACCCTGCTCACCCTGGTCGTCATCGTCCTCGCCCTGCGCTGGGCGCCGCGTGACGGGTCACGCGACCGCGGTCTGGTGCGGGCCGTGCTCGGCACGCTCTGCGCCCTCACGCTCGTCGTCGTGGCGTCGGCGGTGCGGCGCATGGACATGTACGTCGATGCCTACGGCCTGACCCGGCTCAGGGTGTCGGTCGTGGCCGTGGAGCTCTGGCTCGGCCTGGTCATCGTGCTGATCATGGCGGCGGGGGTGTGGGGCGCCCGGTGGCTGCCGCGCGCCGTCGCCGCGAGTGCCGCGGCCGGAGTGCTGGCCTTCGGGCTCCTCTCGCCCGACGGACTCATCGCCGAGCGCAATGTCCAGCGCTACGAGGACACCGGAAAGTTCGACCTGGAGTACGCGCGCGGCCTGTCCGCCGATGCCGCACCGGCCGTCGACGGGCTGCCGGAGCCTTTGCGCTCCTGCGCCCTTGAAGGCATCGCGAACGGCCTCGGGTCCGAGCGAGCCCCTTGGTACGCCACCAGCCTGGGGGAGGCGCGGGCCAGGGAGATCATCGAGGAACGGCCGTCCGAGGCAACCGTGATGGACTGCAACCGTGCCGGCCAGGAGGCCTCATACCGCTGA
- a CDS encoding TetR/AcrR family transcriptional regulator, producing the protein MATSRWSAATAQTASLRRRGPVLERAILEATLEQLSTVGWNGLTMEGVAAGAQTGKAAVYRRWPSKEDLVVDALQAALPRLDSAPDCGGVREDLLQLCRQMREAMFSRPGFALRAVLHECDTVAAERFHGVIFDGVIVPSVELIKEVVRRGVERGEVRPEAMDPYVCDVIPAMMMYRSKVCGSEWGDEEFTELIDQVMVPLLRR; encoded by the coding sequence ATGGCTACTTCGCGCTGGAGCGCCGCTACCGCTCAGACGGCCTCCCTGCGTCGGCGGGGCCCCGTCCTCGAACGTGCGATCCTCGAGGCCACGCTCGAGCAGCTCAGCACCGTCGGCTGGAACGGCCTGACGATGGAAGGTGTGGCCGCGGGCGCGCAGACCGGCAAGGCCGCGGTCTATCGCCGCTGGCCGTCCAAAGAAGATCTCGTCGTGGACGCGCTGCAGGCTGCTCTGCCCAGGCTCGACTCCGCGCCGGACTGCGGCGGGGTCAGGGAGGATCTCCTTCAGCTGTGCCGGCAGATGCGTGAGGCGATGTTCTCGCGGCCCGGATTCGCTCTCCGCGCCGTGCTTCACGAGTGCGACACGGTGGCCGCCGAGCGATTTCACGGGGTGATCTTCGACGGGGTCATCGTGCCGAGCGTGGAGCTGATCAAAGAGGTCGTACGCCGTGGAGTCGAGCGCGGAGAGGTGCGCCCCGAGGCCATGGACCCCTACGTATGCGATGTCATCCCGGCGATGATGATGTACCGCTCCAAGGTGTGCGGGAGCGAATGGGGGGACGAGGAGTTCACCGAACTGATCGATCAGGTCATGGTTCCACTGCTCCGTCGGTAG
- a CDS encoding ribonuclease HII, whose protein sequence is MPYEPPTHTVERSLRATTGAKIVAGVDEVGRGAWAGPVTVCAAVTGLRRPPEGLTDSKLITPKRRTTLAGELESWVTAYALGDSSPEEIDSMGMTAALRLAAVRALEALPVRPEAVILDGKHDYLGTPWQVRTVIKGDQSCVAVAAASVIAKVRRDKMMAELGIEHADFGFAANAGYPSPVHKAALAERGPTPYHRMSWAYLDALPQWRHLKKARSWADGSVPEIEGQLGFDF, encoded by the coding sequence ATGCCGTACGAACCACCCACCCACACCGTCGAGCGCTCCCTTCGCGCTACCACCGGAGCGAAGATCGTTGCCGGAGTCGACGAAGTCGGGCGCGGAGCGTGGGCGGGACCGGTCACCGTCTGTGCGGCGGTCACGGGACTGCGCAGGCCGCCCGAAGGGCTCACCGATTCCAAGCTGATCACTCCCAAGCGGCGCACCACGCTTGCAGGGGAGCTGGAGAGCTGGGTCACGGCCTATGCCCTGGGGGATTCCTCGCCCGAGGAGATCGACAGCATGGGGATGACCGCCGCGCTGCGGCTCGCCGCGGTGCGCGCCCTGGAGGCGCTACCGGTGCGTCCGGAAGCCGTGATCCTCGACGGGAAGCACGACTACCTCGGGACTCCTTGGCAGGTTCGTACGGTGATCAAGGGCGATCAATCCTGTGTGGCCGTCGCCGCGGCGTCGGTGATCGCCAAGGTTCGGCGCGACAAAATGATGGCCGAACTGGGTATCGAACATGCAGACTTCGGTTTTGCGGCCAACGCCGGCTATCCGTCGCCGGTGCACAAGGCCGCGCTGGCGGAGCGGGGGCCCACCCCGTACCACCGGATGTCGTGGGCGTATCTTGATGCGCTGCCCCAGTGGCGGCATCTCAAGAAGGCCCGCAGCTGGGCGGATGGAAGCGTTCCGGAAATCGAGGGCCAGCTCGGCTTCGACTTCTGA
- a CDS encoding MFS transporter yields MTTSQLTKDQGPRPGAARREGRPGIALTVIAACQLMVVLDATIVNIALPHIQDALKFSTTDLTWVVSAYTLTFGGLLLLGGRAGDILGRRRVFMTGILVFTLASLLGGFAQEPWQLLAARALQGVGGAIASPTSLALITTTFPEGPERNRAFGVFAAVSAGGGAIGLLTGGMLTEWLDWRWVLFVNVPIGILIAFLAPLYISESERHPGRFDIAGALTSTLGMASLVYGFIRAAEEGWRDSITLGSFVAAVVLLLAFALVESRAKEPITPLRMFADRNRSGSYVIMLSLAAAMFGMFFFIVLFVQNVLGYTPIEAGLAFLPVTVAIVAGAGISQRLLPVLGPKPFMVTGSALVAVGLSWQTFVSPDSTYVSGVLGPMLLFGFGMGLNFVTLTLTAVSGVAPHEAGAASGLLNATQQVGGSLGLSILTTVFGTASRDEGKEQMADFMANGSPAQKAEFAKTGELPAPWGHEVLSQGISTAFIPAVAMALLALVTAVVVIRVRKSDLDALSGTASAAGPAGG; encoded by the coding sequence GTGACAACCTCTCAGTTAACCAAGGATCAAGGACCGAGGCCCGGTGCCGCCCGCCGAGAAGGCCGACCCGGTATCGCCCTGACCGTCATCGCGGCCTGCCAGTTAATGGTGGTCCTCGACGCGACGATTGTGAACATCGCGCTCCCGCACATTCAGGACGCTCTCAAATTCTCCACCACCGACCTCACCTGGGTCGTCAGCGCGTACACCCTCACCTTCGGTGGCCTGCTGCTTCTCGGTGGCCGCGCCGGTGACATCCTCGGCCGCCGCCGGGTCTTCATGACCGGCATCCTGGTCTTCACCCTCGCCTCGCTCCTGGGTGGATTCGCCCAGGAACCCTGGCAGTTGCTGGCGGCGCGCGCCCTTCAGGGCGTAGGTGGCGCGATCGCATCACCCACCTCCCTGGCACTCATCACCACGACCTTTCCCGAAGGCCCCGAGCGCAACCGCGCGTTCGGTGTCTTCGCCGCCGTCTCAGCGGGCGGCGGCGCCATCGGCCTGCTGACCGGCGGCATGCTCACGGAGTGGCTCGACTGGCGCTGGGTGCTGTTCGTGAACGTACCCATCGGCATCCTGATCGCCTTCCTCGCCCCGCTCTACATCAGCGAGTCCGAGCGCCATCCGGGCCGCTTCGACATCGCGGGCGCCCTCACGTCGACCCTCGGCATGGCCTCGCTGGTCTACGGATTCATCCGGGCGGCTGAGGAGGGCTGGCGCGACAGCATCACCCTGGGGTCGTTCGTCGCGGCCGTCGTGCTGCTTCTGGCATTCGCACTGGTCGAGAGCCGGGCGAAGGAACCGATCACTCCGCTGAGGATGTTCGCGGACCGCAACCGCTCGGGCTCGTATGTGATCATGCTGAGCCTGGCCGCCGCGATGTTCGGCATGTTCTTCTTCATCGTGCTCTTCGTCCAGAACGTACTGGGCTACACACCGATCGAGGCGGGCCTCGCCTTCCTGCCGGTCACGGTCGCCATCGTGGCGGGCGCCGGCATCTCCCAACGGCTGCTTCCGGTCCTCGGCCCCAAGCCGTTCATGGTGACCGGCTCGGCCCTCGTCGCCGTCGGACTCAGCTGGCAGACCTTTGTCAGCCCGGACAGTACGTACGTGAGCGGAGTGCTCGGCCCGATGCTGCTGTTCGGTTTCGGCATGGGTCTGAACTTCGTGACCCTTACATTGACGGCCGTCTCCGGAGTCGCCCCGCACGAGGCGGGCGCGGCATCGGGCCTGCTCAACGCGACGCAGCAGGTGGGTGGTTCACTCGGCCTCTCCATCCTGACCACGGTGTTCGGCACGGCGAGCCGGGACGAAGGCAAGGAACAGATGGCGGACTTCATGGCGAACGGATCGCCGGCGCAGAAGGCCGAATTCGCCAAGACCGGAGAGTTGCCGGCGCCCTGGGGACACGAAGTGCTGTCCCAGGGGATCTCGACGGCCTTCATACCAGCTGTCGCGATGGCCCTGCTCGCCCTGGTCACCGCTGTGGTGGTGATTCGGGTGCGCAAGAGCGACTTGGACGCGCTGTCCGGCACGGCGAGCGCGGCCGGTCCCGCGGGCGGCTGA
- a CDS encoding histidine phosphatase family protein → MARPRRIFLVRHGESAGNADDTVYEREPDHALALTEKGWRQADETGGQLRDAVGQERVSVYVSPYRRTHETFRALRLDPDLVRVREEPRLREQDWGNWQDRDDVKLQKAYRDAYGHFFYRFAQGESGADVYDRVGAFLESLYRSFEAPDHPPNVLLVTHGLTMRLFCMRWFHWSVADFESLSNPGNGEMRTLVLGDDGKYTLDRPFERWREPEPYGVTG, encoded by the coding sequence ATGGCACGTCCGCGGCGCATCTTCCTTGTCCGGCACGGCGAGTCGGCCGGGAACGCCGACGACACCGTGTACGAACGCGAACCCGACCACGCGCTTGCGCTCACCGAGAAGGGGTGGCGGCAGGCGGACGAGACGGGCGGGCAGCTACGGGACGCCGTCGGCCAGGAGCGGGTGAGCGTGTACGTCTCGCCCTATCGCCGCACCCACGAGACCTTCCGGGCCCTCAGGCTCGACCCCGACCTCGTGCGCGTGCGTGAGGAGCCGCGGCTGCGGGAGCAGGACTGGGGGAACTGGCAGGACAGGGACGACGTCAAGCTGCAGAAGGCGTACCGCGACGCGTACGGACACTTCTTCTACCGCTTCGCCCAGGGCGAGTCGGGGGCCGACGTCTACGACAGGGTGGGGGCGTTCCTGGAGAGCCTGTACCGGAGCTTCGAGGCCCCGGACCATCCGCCGAACGTCCTCCTGGTCACCCACGGCCTGACCATGCGGCTCTTCTGCATGCGCTGGTTCCACTGGTCGGTGGCGGACTTCGAGTCGCTGTCCAACCCCGGGAACGGCGAGATGCGGACGCTGGTGCTCGGCGACGACGGCAAGTACACACTGGACCGGCCGTTCGAACGCTGGCGCGAACCCGAACCGTACGGCGTCACCGGATAG
- a CDS encoding YdbC family protein encodes MLVKWIRCTVVDRRGFERGQRKWAGLLGEPGFRGQGGGWSRERPGVAHVFGFWESRAFYDSFMARSHDRLAATQSGTFKDIQIKLFDHRFDVKTGFEPRFADADVVRVAHCRVREARVEHFALMQEKVWNPAMAGSPGMVRGLFGEAPGHEFLVLSMWLSAAEHGKYRRERVERLSLRAQTEADVAALAGDIVELEPSWTV; translated from the coding sequence GTGCTGGTCAAGTGGATTCGCTGCACCGTGGTGGACCGACGGGGGTTCGAGCGGGGACAGCGAAAGTGGGCGGGGCTTCTGGGGGAGCCGGGGTTCCGGGGACAGGGTGGAGGGTGGAGCCGTGAGCGGCCGGGCGTGGCGCACGTCTTCGGCTTCTGGGAGAGCCGGGCCTTCTACGACTCCTTCATGGCGCGCTCCCATGACCGGCTCGCCGCCACGCAGTCAGGCACCTTCAAGGACATCCAGATCAAGCTCTTCGACCACCGTTTCGACGTGAAGACGGGCTTCGAGCCGCGCTTCGCGGACGCCGACGTGGTGCGGGTGGCGCACTGCCGGGTCCGTGAGGCGCGGGTGGAGCACTTCGCGCTGATGCAGGAGAAGGTCTGGAACCCGGCGATGGCGGGCTCTCCGGGAATGGTGCGCGGGCTCTTCGGAGAGGCGCCCGGGCACGAGTTCCTGGTCCTCTCAATGTGGCTGTCGGCCGCCGAGCACGGCAAGTACCGCAGGGAGCGGGTGGAGCGCCTCTCGCTGCGCGCCCAGACCGAGGCCGATGTCGCTGCGCTGGCCGGTGACATCGTGGAACTGGAGCCGTCGTGGACGGTGTGA
- a CDS encoding RecQ family ATP-dependent DNA helicase, with the protein MSNEDLRTAADSVLARLVGGPAPASGEVPPSDGPRLREDQWRAIEALVADKRRALVVQRTGWGKSAVYFVATALLRERGSGPTVIVSPLLALMRNQVESAARAGISARTINSSNTEEWETIQAEVASGDVDVLLVSPERLNNPDFRDQVLPKLAAATGLLVVDEAHCISDWGHDFRPDYRRLRTMLAELPPGVPVLATTATANARVTADVAEQLGTGGSSDALVLRGPLDRESLSLSVLQLPNAAHRLAWLADHLAELPGSGIIYTLTVAAAEEITTFLRQCGHTVTSYTGKTENADRQQAEEDLLANRVKALVATSALGMGFDKPDLGFVVHLGSPSSPIAYYQQVGRAGRGVDHAEVLLLPGKEDEAIWNYFASLAFPPEEQVRRTLDVLAQAGRPLSLPALEPLVELRRSRLETMLKVLDVDGAVRRVKGGWISTGMPWAYDAERYAWVAKQRQAEQQAMRDYATTTGCRMEFLRRQLDDEAATPCGRCDNCAGARFTDAVSSGALDTAQGELVRAGVDVEPRRMWPTGLAAVGVDLKGRIPVGEQAAQGRALGRLSDIGWGNRLRPMLAPQAPDGPVPDDVAKAVVGVLADWAKGPGGWASGGADAQTRPAGVVTMSSHTRPQLIQSLGTRIAEIGRLPLLGSIEYAAGADTAHVPRSNSAQRLRALDGTLTVPPELAAALQEAGGPVLLVDDLTDSGWTLAVAARMLRRAGAKGVLPLVLAVQG; encoded by the coding sequence ATGAGCAACGAAGATCTGCGCACGGCGGCCGATTCCGTACTCGCCCGCCTCGTCGGCGGCCCCGCGCCCGCAAGCGGCGAAGTGCCACCGTCGGACGGTCCACGACTGCGCGAGGACCAGTGGCGCGCGATCGAAGCTCTGGTCGCCGACAAACGCCGGGCTCTGGTCGTGCAGCGCACGGGCTGGGGAAAGTCCGCCGTGTACTTCGTCGCCACCGCGCTGCTGCGGGAGCGCGGCAGCGGTCCCACCGTGATCGTCTCCCCACTGCTCGCGCTCATGCGCAACCAGGTGGAGTCGGCGGCGCGGGCCGGAATCAGCGCCCGCACGATCAACTCCTCGAACACGGAGGAGTGGGAGACCATCCAGGCCGAGGTGGCCTCCGGCGACGTGGACGTCCTCCTCGTCAGTCCGGAGCGGCTGAACAACCCGGACTTCCGCGACCAGGTTTTGCCCAAGCTCGCCGCGGCGACCGGCCTGCTCGTGGTCGACGAGGCGCACTGCATCTCGGACTGGGGCCATGACTTCCGGCCCGACTACCGACGGCTGCGCACCATGCTCGCCGAACTGCCGCCGGGCGTCCCCGTCCTGGCCACCACCGCGACGGCCAACGCCCGCGTGACGGCCGACGTGGCCGAGCAGCTGGGCACCGGCGGCAGCTCGGACGCGCTCGTGCTGCGCGGGCCCCTCGACCGCGAGAGCCTGAGCCTGAGCGTGCTCCAACTTCCCAACGCCGCACACCGGTTGGCCTGGCTCGCCGACCACCTGGCGGAGCTGCCGGGCTCCGGGATCATCTATACGCTCACCGTGGCAGCCGCCGAGGAGATCACCACCTTCTTGCGGCAGTGCGGGCACACCGTCACCTCGTACACAGGAAAGACGGAGAACGCGGACCGCCAGCAGGCCGAGGAGGATCTGCTCGCCAACCGCGTGAAGGCCCTGGTCGCCACCTCCGCCCTGGGGATGGGCTTCGACAAGCCCGACCTCGGCTTCGTGGTGCATCTCGGCTCCCCCTCCTCCCCGATCGCTTACTACCAACAGGTCGGCCGCGCGGGCCGCGGTGTCGATCACGCGGAGGTGCTGCTTCTTCCGGGCAAGGAGGACGAGGCGATCTGGAACTACTTCGCCTCGCTCGCCTTCCCGCCCGAGGAGCAGGTCCGGCGCACGCTGGACGTCCTCGCACAGGCGGGAAGGCCGCTGTCGCTGCCCGCCCTGGAGCCTCTGGTCGAGCTGCGCAGGTCACGGCTCGAGACGATGCTCAAGGTCCTCGACGTGGACGGCGCGGTCCGGCGCGTCAAGGGCGGCTGGATCTCCACGGGGATGCCCTGGGCGTACGACGCCGAGCGCTATGCCTGGGTCGCCAAGCAGCGCCAGGCGGAACAGCAGGCGATGCGTGATTACGCCACGACGACCGGCTGCCGGATGGAGTTCCTGCGACGACAGCTGGACGACGAGGCGGCGACGCCCTGCGGGCGCTGCGACAACTGCGCGGGCGCGCGCTTCACCGACGCCGTGTCCTCCGGAGCACTGGACACGGCCCAGGGCGAGTTGGTCCGCGCGGGTGTCGATGTCGAACCCCGGAGGATGTGGCCGACCGGGCTCGCCGCGGTCGGCGTCGACCTCAAGGGACGTATCCCCGTGGGGGAACAAGCGGCCCAGGGCCGGGCCCTGGGGCGGCTCTCGGACATCGGGTGGGGCAACCGGCTCCGGCCGATGCTCGCCCCGCAGGCCCCCGACGGGCCGGTGCCCGACGACGTGGCCAAGGCCGTTGTCGGCGTCCTCGCGGACTGGGCGAAGGGACCCGGCGGTTGGGCCTCAGGCGGCGCCGACGCCCAGACGCGGCCGGCAGGCGTCGTGACCATGTCGTCGCACACCCGGCCCCAGCTGATCCAGTCGCTGGGCACAAGGATCGCCGAGATCGGCCGTCTTCCGCTCCTCGGCTCCATCGAGTACGCCGCCGGAGCCGATACGGCACATGTGCCGAGGAGCAACAGCGCCCAGCGCCTGCGCGCCCTCGACGGAACGCTGACCGTGCCCCCCGAGCTCGCCGCGGCGCTCCAGGAAGCGGGCGGTCCCGTTCTGCTCGTCGACGATCTGACGGACAGTGGCTGGACCCTGGCGGTAGCCGCGCGCATGCTCCGCCGGGCCGGAGCCAAGGGGGTGTTGCCGCTGGTCCTGGCCGTGCAAGGCTGA
- a CDS encoding ADP-ribosylglycohydrolase family protein — MTADSSPDRRLARALASLRGLAVGDALGSQFFVPANYPLLKRREAPPGPWQWTDDTEMACSVFAVLVRHDRIDQDALALSFAEHHDFDRGYGPAVNRLLRQVREGGDWRELASALFKGQGSWGNGAAMRIAPLGAWYADDPEQATHQAEISAYPTHQHREAVVGAMAVAAASALAADPAGPPAPKALLDGVIDLVPRSAVGAGLRRARDMLDYGDAATVAAVLGCGRRTTAHDTVPFALWSAARGLGDYERAIWSTAQVGGDMDTTCAIVGGVVGSGAGGAPCAEWLERTEVLPGWVPVAAG, encoded by the coding sequence ATGACCGCTGACTCCTCTCCCGACCGGCGCCTGGCCCGCGCTCTGGCCAGCCTGCGCGGACTGGCGGTGGGGGACGCGCTGGGCTCTCAATTCTTCGTGCCCGCGAACTACCCGCTGCTGAAGCGACGGGAAGCGCCCCCAGGCCCCTGGCAGTGGACCGACGACACCGAGATGGCCTGCTCCGTGTTCGCGGTCCTGGTCCGCCACGACCGGATCGACCAGGACGCGCTCGCCCTGTCCTTCGCCGAACACCACGACTTCGACCGTGGCTACGGCCCCGCCGTGAACCGGCTGCTCAGGCAGGTCCGGGAGGGCGGGGACTGGCGGGAGCTGGCCTCCGCGCTGTTCAAGGGGCAGGGCTCCTGGGGCAACGGAGCGGCCATGCGGATCGCGCCGCTGGGCGCCTGGTACGCGGACGATCCGGAGCAGGCGACGCACCAGGCGGAGATTTCCGCGTACCCCACGCATCAGCACCGTGAGGCGGTCGTGGGGGCCATGGCGGTGGCCGCCGCCTCGGCCCTGGCTGCCGACCCCGCGGGGCCACCCGCGCCGAAGGCGCTGCTCGACGGCGTCATCGACCTGGTGCCCCGCAGTGCCGTGGGGGCGGGGCTGCGCCGGGCCCGGGACATGCTCGACTACGGAGACGCCGCGACGGTCGCCGCGGTCCTCGGCTGTGGGCGTCGTACGACCGCTCATGACACGGTGCCGTTCGCGCTGTGGTCGGCCGCCCGTGGCCTCGGCGACTATGAGCGGGCCATCTGGTCCACCGCTCAGGTGGGCGGCGACATGGACACGACCTGCGCCATCGTGGGCGGAGTGGTCGGTTCCGGCGCGGGCGGTGCGCCCTGCGCGGAGTGGCTGGAGCGGACCGAGGTGTTGCCCGGCTGGGTGCCGGTCGCGGCGGGCTGA
- a CDS encoding DUF4192 domain-containing protein has translation MANHSEQNDPIDSTDSTDPIDSVNSLDSIDETLVTLRTPAELADALPYLLGFRPEESVVLIALHGERGRFGGRVRLGIPGREEDWPPIAEQLAQCLVGGCERRGGRPDGIVAFLCAEPVGAESGQQVMERLRPLAQVLRTACGSLDVPVFEVVCISAGHFWTYCCPNKQCCPPEGVPLPRPGTSVLAAATAYAGVQVGVTPREMRARLTPWESAAVTDQEAALDAAGLAIVHRILKEDGHSEVAADTLDLARRIMARMTAAPPVSDRLEADLQDDDLLAHDEAAALILGLQDRTTRDQAAEWMEGDAAPPALRLWRALARRCVGAYGEHAAAPLSLAGWVAWSLGDTTEGQEALDMALCADPGYTFAQLLRHACAGGLDPEPIRRCLRRERTDRGATAVQPELPFPAEPVDPAAEPLDVAPRRRRPARPKGGTGSRAADRPSTGPQNRRRTIRRAARNDT, from the coding sequence ATGGCGAACCACAGCGAACAAAACGATCCGATCGACTCCACCGACTCCACCGATCCCATCGACTCCGTCAACTCCCTCGACTCCATCGACGAGACCCTGGTCACCTTGCGCACTCCGGCCGAACTCGCGGATGCCCTGCCGTACCTGCTCGGGTTCCGGCCCGAGGAAAGCGTCGTCCTCATCGCACTGCACGGCGAACGAGGGCGGTTCGGGGGGCGGGTGCGCCTCGGCATCCCCGGACGAGAGGAGGACTGGCCACCCATCGCGGAGCAGCTCGCGCAGTGTCTTGTGGGCGGCTGCGAGCGGCGGGGAGGCCGGCCCGACGGCATTGTCGCCTTCCTGTGCGCGGAGCCCGTCGGCGCCGAATCAGGGCAGCAGGTCATGGAGCGCCTGCGACCGCTGGCACAAGTGCTCCGCACCGCCTGTGGAAGCCTCGACGTCCCCGTGTTCGAGGTCGTGTGCATCTCTGCGGGACATTTCTGGACCTACTGCTGCCCGAACAAGCAGTGCTGCCCACCGGAAGGCGTCCCGCTGCCGCGGCCCGGCACGTCGGTCCTTGCCGCGGCCACGGCCTACGCCGGTGTCCAAGTGGGCGTCACCCCACGGGAGATGCGGGCGCGTCTCACCCCATGGGAATCCGCCGCCGTGACGGACCAGGAGGCGGCACTCGACGCCGCGGGACTGGCGATCGTGCACCGGATCCTGAAGGAGGACGGGCACTCCGAGGTCGCTGCTGACACGCTCGACCTGGCCCGCAGGATCATGGCGCGGATGACTGCCGCGCCGCCGGTCAGCGACAGGCTGGAGGCGGATCTCCAGGACGACGACCTCCTCGCGCACGACGAAGCCGCGGCGCTCATCCTCGGCCTGCAGGACCGCACGACGCGTGATCAGGCCGCGGAATGGATGGAGGGCGACGCCGCGCCACCGGCACTTCGCCTCTGGAGGGCCCTGGCACGCCGCTGCGTCGGTGCCTACGGAGAGCACGCCGCCGCGCCGCTGTCCCTCGCGGGCTGGGTCGCGTGGTCCCTCGGAGACACCACGGAGGGCCAGGAAGCCCTGGACATGGCGCTGTGCGCCGATCCCGGTTACACCTTCGCGCAACTCCTGCGCCATGCCTGCGCCGGAGGCCTGGACCCCGAGCCGATCCGCCGCTGCCTCCGCAGGGAGCGCACCGACCGTGGCGCGACGGCGGTCCAGCCCGAACTGCCGTTCCCGGCGGAGCCCGTGGACCCCGCGGCGGAGCCGCTGGATGTCGCCCCACGGCGCCGCCGCCCCGCGCGCCCGAAGGGCGGCACGGGGTCGCGGGCCGCCGACAGGCCGAGCACCGGGCCGCAGAACCGCCGCCGCACCATCCGGCGCGCAGCGAGGAACGACACATGA